The Desulfosporosinus acidiphilus SJ4 genome has a window encoding:
- a CDS encoding rod shape-determining protein, translating into MFSFFSRDLGIDLGTANSLVHLKGKGIVVREPSVVAMDIMTKTPMAVGDKAKEMIGRTPSNIVAIRPLKDGVISDFNITQKMLKYFISRALGTDHPFIRPRVVICVPSGVTPVEERAVKEAAMAAGAKDPMILEEPMAAAIGAGLPVSEPTGNMIVDIGGGTTEVAVISLGGIVTSRSIRVAGDEMDDAIVAHIKRRYNLMVGYRTAESLKFEIGYAYMAEPGNYTVRGRDLLTGLPKTIDVSAEEIQEALQEPVMAIVDAVKSCLEKTPPELSSDIMDRGIMMAGGGSLLRNLDRLISDETGIAVHLAEDPLSCVVHGTGHVLEHADVLRKIAASQKS; encoded by the coding sequence ATGTTTAGTTTTTTCAGCCGGGATTTAGGGATTGACCTTGGGACAGCGAACTCATTAGTTCATTTAAAGGGAAAAGGTATTGTTGTACGTGAACCCTCCGTTGTTGCGATGGATATTATGACGAAGACCCCAATGGCAGTCGGAGACAAAGCTAAGGAAATGATTGGCCGTACTCCCAGCAATATTGTGGCTATTCGCCCTCTTAAAGACGGGGTTATTTCGGATTTTAATATTACTCAGAAAATGTTGAAATACTTTATCAGCCGTGCTCTCGGAACGGATCATCCTTTTATTCGCCCCAGGGTGGTCATTTGTGTGCCTTCCGGTGTTACACCCGTTGAAGAACGCGCAGTTAAAGAAGCTGCCATGGCCGCCGGTGCCAAGGATCCCATGATTCTGGAAGAACCGATGGCAGCAGCCATCGGCGCAGGACTTCCGGTCAGTGAACCGACAGGCAATATGATTGTAGACATTGGCGGCGGCACCACAGAAGTTGCAGTCATATCTCTGGGAGGAATCGTAACCAGCCGTTCAATCCGAGTGGCAGGAGACGAGATGGACGATGCCATTGTAGCTCATATTAAGAGACGATATAATTTAATGGTGGGTTACCGCACCGCTGAGTCCCTGAAATTTGAAATCGGTTATGCTTATATGGCTGAACCGGGCAATTACACGGTGCGCGGGCGAGATTTATTAACAGGACTTCCAAAAACCATTGATGTCTCTGCAGAGGAAATCCAAGAAGCCTTGCAGGAACCGGTGATGGCCATTGTTGATGCGGTTAAATCGTGCCTGGAGAAGACTCCGCCGGAATTATCTTCCGACATTATGGACCGAGGAATTATGATGGCGGGCGGAGGCTCATTGCTTCGCAATCTTGATCGGCTGATATCCGATGAAACAGGCATTGCGGTGCACTTGGCGGAGGACCCTCTGTCTTGTGTTGTTCACGGGACAGGACATGTCCTGGAACACGCTGATGTCCTTCGTAAAATAGCTGCCTCGCAAAAAAGCTAG
- the radC gene encoding RadC family protein translates to MEYRRLKDLPEELLPRERLCLLGPEVLSNSEILAILLRTGLKGENVLTLAERILAGVGGLSGLGKLTVHELAQIHGLGKAKSAELKAALELGRRSVSVDPMSRPTVNSPQDVAHIVMEEMRYLDREHFRVVSLSTKNHVLGISPISIGSLNSSLVHPRECFKEAIRRNSNAIILLHNHPSGDPTPSKEDIEVTRRLADGGKILGIEVLDHVIIGDNRYVSLKERGVI, encoded by the coding sequence ATGGAGTATCGGCGTCTGAAAGATCTACCTGAGGAACTGCTGCCGCGGGAAAGACTTTGTTTATTAGGACCGGAGGTGCTGTCTAACAGCGAAATCCTGGCAATCCTCCTGCGTACAGGCCTTAAAGGGGAAAACGTTTTAACACTGGCAGAACGTATTCTGGCAGGGGTAGGCGGCCTTTCGGGGTTAGGAAAGCTTACGGTTCATGAATTAGCTCAGATTCACGGTTTAGGAAAGGCGAAGTCCGCCGAGTTAAAGGCTGCTCTAGAATTGGGTCGCCGATCAGTTTCAGTGGACCCCATGTCTAGGCCGACCGTTAATTCGCCGCAAGATGTGGCGCATATTGTTATGGAAGAAATGCGCTATTTGGACAGGGAGCATTTTCGGGTGGTTTCCCTCTCGACAAAAAATCATGTCTTGGGGATCAGCCCCATCTCGATTGGTTCACTCAATTCATCGCTGGTTCATCCCAGAGAATGTTTTAAAGAAGCCATTCGGAGAAATTCGAATGCTATTATTTTATTACATAATCATCCCAGCGGTGACCCGACTCCCAGTAAGGAAGACATAGAAGTTACCCGCCGCCTGGCAGACGGGGGAAAGATTCTCGGTATTGAGGTTCTTGATCACGTTATCATTGGGGATAACCGTTATGTCAGCTTGAAGGAACGGGGAGTCATATAG
- a CDS encoding Maf family protein, with amino-acid sequence MLVLASTSPRRAMLLQEAGFLFQTVRSTVSETLPVGMLPKPGVRELAERKARAGLQQWLKLGGDSLDVVLGADTMVVLDTRILGKPSNPQEAEEMLQELSGRTHVVLTGVALLNGFGKLKTEVIETFVVFRQMSPQEIKDYVKSGEPMDKAGAYGIQGEARKFVTSVEGSLTNVIGLPMEYLTDELKAWGIMQANIASREVNHGVSASERST; translated from the coding sequence ATGCTTGTTCTTGCATCCACATCTCCCAGGAGAGCAATGCTGCTTCAAGAGGCCGGCTTTTTATTTCAAACGGTTAGATCGACTGTCTCTGAGACGCTGCCGGTTGGAATGCTACCGAAGCCTGGAGTTAGAGAATTGGCAGAACGCAAAGCGAGAGCAGGTCTTCAGCAGTGGCTTAAACTCGGAGGAGACTCTTTGGATGTTGTGCTGGGAGCTGACACCATGGTTGTGTTGGATACCCGAATCTTAGGTAAACCGTCAAATCCGCAGGAAGCAGAGGAAATGCTGCAAGAGTTAAGTGGACGAACTCATGTTGTTCTGACCGGTGTGGCCTTGTTGAATGGGTTTGGAAAACTGAAGACTGAGGTAATTGAAACTTTTGTGGTTTTCCGTCAAATGTCCCCTCAGGAAATTAAAGACTATGTCAAAAGCGGAGAACCGATGGATAAAGCGGGTGCCTATGGAATTCAGGGAGAAGCCAGAAAGTTTGTCACTTCTGTTGAGGGATCACTGACAAATGTTATTGGGCTTCCGATGGAATACTTAACAGATGAACTTAAGGCGTGGGGGATTATGCAGGCAAATATCGCTTCACGCGAGGTGAATCATGGAGTATCGGCGTCTGAAAGATCTACCTGA
- a CDS encoding DUF4321 domain-containing protein, which translates to MAVGRNSSGTGRMILLILIGAALGTLVGFGLDKYGIFAPFLKPAVIDFPSHTYLDFFFLSLSFGFRLSITSATLLGALGGYMLSRKW; encoded by the coding sequence ATGGCGGTTGGGCGAAATTCTTCAGGGACAGGGAGAATGATATTGCTCATTTTAATAGGAGCTGCCCTTGGGACTCTAGTCGGGTTTGGCTTGGATAAATATGGCATATTTGCACCATTTTTAAAGCCGGCTGTCATTGATTTTCCGTCACATACTTATCTCGATTTCTTTTTTCTCTCGCTTTCCTTTGGCTTTCGTCTAAGCATTACCAGTGCCACACTTTTAGGTGCGCTGGGTGGATATATGTTATCAAGGAAGTGGTAA
- a CDS encoding DUF1697 domain-containing protein: MTTYIALLRGINVGGKNVIKMVDLKKVFEAMGLSDVQTYIQSGNVLFKSNEQEESLRNRLEHQIEATFGFSVTVVLRTSAELQQLISDYPFSEEETAAAAEGSDFESQYVALLTHEPLKEKIVSLDTYANTNNQFQIIGRDVFLLLHQSIRNSQLANNLYKLGVPATMRNWKTISKIAALAKTKET; encoded by the coding sequence ATGACAACTTATATCGCGCTATTGCGCGGCATAAATGTAGGCGGAAAGAATGTTATAAAGATGGTGGATCTAAAAAAGGTATTTGAAGCAATGGGTCTTTCCGATGTGCAAACGTATATACAAAGCGGTAATGTCTTGTTTAAATCAAATGAACAAGAGGAATCTCTTCGGAACAGACTGGAACATCAAATCGAGGCGACTTTTGGGTTTTCAGTGACGGTGGTTTTGAGGACATCAGCAGAGCTGCAGCAACTGATTTCGGATTACCCATTCTCTGAGGAAGAAACCGCTGCAGCGGCAGAGGGGTCGGATTTTGAGAGCCAATATGTGGCATTGTTGACTCATGAACCTTTAAAGGAAAAGATCGTGTCTTTGGATACCTACGCAAACACGAATAATCAATTTCAAATTATTGGTCGGGATGTATTTCTTTTGCTTCACCAGAGTATTCGAAACTCACAACTTGCCAATAATCTCTATAAGCTTGGAGTTCCGGCAACCATGCGAAACTGGAAAACAATCAGTAAGATTGCGGCCTTAGCCAAGACCAAGGAGACTTAA
- the aspA gene encoding aspartate ammonia-lyase yields the protein MRQEKDLIGVHDVPDDVYYGIQTLRATENFPITGYHPHRELIRALGMVKGAAAEANMFIGSLSPAIGKAIVEASKELIDGKFHDQFVVDVIQGGAGTSINMNANEVIANRAIEILGGKKGEYFKAHPNVHVNMAQSTNDVFPTAIRIACLNVAMDLMKALDELRQSLEEKAQEFDGIIKMGRTHLQDAVPIRLGQEFSAYAHMMGRDLKRLKQAMQALEVMNMGATAVGTGLNADPKYIEKVSERLVEWTGLPMRMAEDLVDATQNTDAFMEVSGVLKTLAVNLSKVANDLRLMASGPRTGLNEINLPPMQPGSSIMPGKVNPVMAEVVNQVSFQVQGNDFTIALACGAGQLELNVMEPVIVFNLLQSLDILRNVIRVFRERCVAGITANVERCRNMVENSVGIVTAINPHVGYEVASGVAKEAIMSGRPVRDIVLEKGVLTSEELDLILHPYEMTKPGIAGAELLKRK from the coding sequence ATGCGTCAGGAGAAAGATTTAATAGGGGTTCATGATGTTCCCGATGATGTCTATTATGGAATTCAAACACTGAGGGCGACCGAAAATTTTCCGATTACAGGGTATCATCCTCACCGAGAATTAATCCGGGCTCTGGGCATGGTTAAAGGGGCTGCTGCTGAAGCTAATATGTTTATTGGTTCTCTCAGTCCCGCTATCGGCAAGGCTATCGTTGAAGCTTCTAAGGAACTTATTGATGGGAAGTTTCATGACCAGTTTGTAGTTGATGTAATTCAAGGCGGGGCTGGAACCTCAATTAATATGAATGCCAATGAGGTCATTGCTAATCGGGCTATCGAGATTCTTGGGGGTAAAAAAGGCGAGTACTTTAAAGCTCACCCTAATGTTCATGTGAATATGGCTCAAAGCACTAACGATGTCTTTCCTACGGCAATTCGAATTGCCTGTTTAAATGTTGCCATGGATTTAATGAAGGCTTTAGATGAATTGCGTCAATCTTTGGAGGAAAAAGCGCAGGAATTTGACGGTATTATTAAAATGGGGAGGACCCATTTGCAAGATGCGGTGCCTATTCGCCTTGGTCAGGAATTCTCGGCTTATGCTCATATGATGGGACGTGACCTTAAGCGCTTGAAACAGGCTATGCAGGCCCTTGAGGTAATGAATATGGGCGCGACCGCGGTAGGAACGGGCTTGAATGCTGATCCGAAGTATATTGAAAAGGTATCTGAACGTTTAGTTGAATGGACAGGCCTGCCAATGAGGATGGCCGAAGATTTGGTCGATGCAACACAGAATACGGATGCCTTCATGGAGGTTTCGGGAGTCTTAAAAACCTTAGCCGTTAATCTTTCCAAAGTGGCAAATGATTTGCGCCTTATGGCTTCAGGGCCGCGAACCGGCTTGAATGAAATTAATCTGCCTCCAATGCAGCCGGGATCTTCGATTATGCCGGGCAAAGTAAACCCAGTGATGGCTGAAGTGGTTAATCAAGTATCTTTTCAGGTGCAGGGAAATGATTTTACAATTGCCTTAGCTTGTGGTGCTGGGCAGCTTGAGCTTAATGTTATGGAGCCAGTAATCGTGTTTAATTTGCTTCAATCCCTGGATATTTTGCGCAACGTTATTCGCGTTTTTCGAGAACGCTGTGTGGCAGGGATCACAGCAAATGTGGAACGATGCCGGAATATGGTGGAAAACAGCGTTGGAATTGTCACTGCCATCAATCCGCATGTAGGATATGAAGTGGCCTCCGGAGTGGCCAAGGAAGCGATTATGAGCGGCCGGCCCGTTCGTGATATTGTACTGGAAAAGGGAGTCTTAACTTCGGAGGAACTGGATTTGATTTTACATCCTTATGAAATGACCAAACCAGGTATTGCCGGTGCGGAACTGTTAAAGAGAAAATAA
- a CDS encoding glutamate--tRNA ligase family protein: protein MSKNDEVYPCFCSRADIRASASAPQGIDIASEYTGTCRKLSSREVEHRKQREPYSLRFNLKPRTITFHDLCYGVQNYKPGKTLGDFIVRRRDGVHAYQLAVVVDDAMMNITHVLRGSDLLVSAARQIALFHALHWPIPEYAHVPILLGPDGHRLSKRHGDVSLYALRKAGIAPQQVVGWLGYWAGILPEPFPLNAQELIKPFSLELIPRHEITIDPKQFVGG from the coding sequence GTGTCAAAGAACGATGAAGTCTATCCCTGTTTTTGTTCTCGGGCAGATATCCGGGCTTCTGCTTCAGCCCCCCAAGGCATAGATATTGCTTCAGAATATACAGGCACTTGCCGCAAGCTATCCTCCAGAGAAGTTGAGCATCGAAAACAAAGAGAACCCTATAGTTTGCGTTTTAATTTAAAACCTAGGACTATCACGTTCCATGATCTTTGTTACGGTGTTCAAAATTACAAACCCGGAAAAACGTTGGGTGATTTTATTGTCAGACGTCGTGATGGCGTACATGCCTACCAATTAGCCGTCGTTGTTGATGACGCCATGATGAACATTACGCATGTGCTTCGCGGTTCTGACTTACTAGTTTCAGCCGCACGACAAATTGCCCTTTTTCATGCACTTCATTGGCCCATTCCGGAATATGCACATGTCCCTATTTTATTAGGCCCGGACGGTCACCGGCTTTCCAAACGACATGGTGATGTAAGCCTGTATGCGCTACGAAAGGCCGGCATAGCTCCCCAACAAGTTGTAGGCTGGCTGGGATATTGGGCGGGAATCCTTCCTGAACCTTTTCCATTAAATGCCCAGGAGTTGATTAAGCCCTTTAGTCTGGAATTGATCCCTCGTCACGAAATAACAATAGATCCAAAACAATTCGTTGGAGGTTAA
- a CDS encoding tautomerase family protein encodes MPLVKVEILKGRSTEYKKAILDGVHSALVESFKIPDYDRNQRLYELDNEHFEFSDTKTDQCTIIDLTVFKGRSPEAKRLLYSAIVRNLQNNPGIDGEDITIVVHEPPLENWGVHGGKMASEVNLGFKVDV; translated from the coding sequence ATGCCCCTAGTTAAGGTAGAAATTCTAAAAGGAAGAAGTACTGAGTATAAAAAAGCGATTTTAGACGGGGTTCATTCTGCGTTAGTGGAATCGTTTAAAATTCCTGATTACGATCGGAACCAGCGGCTCTACGAATTGGATAATGAACACTTTGAGTTCTCTGATACTAAAACTGATCAATGTACCATTATAGATTTGACAGTATTCAAGGGCAGGAGCCCTGAAGCAAAGAGGCTTCTTTACTCTGCTATAGTCCGCAATCTTCAAAACAACCCCGGCATTGACGGAGAAGACATTACTATTGTGGTTCATGAACCACCTTTGGAAAACTGGGGGGTTCATGGCGGTAAAATGGCGAGTGAAGTAAATTTAGGGTTCAAAGTAGACGTTTAG
- the cimA gene encoding citramalate synthase: MGRDEGKRKITVYDTTLRDGAQGEGIHFSTQDKLSYVERIKEMGSLYVEAGWPGANPKDDNFFQLLKEQNIPMTHIAAFGSTCKVNESPENSEILLKLVASGAQTITIFGKAWDLHVRDVLRTNLAENLRLIRESVSFLVQQGHEVFFDAEHFFDGFKENPDYALKCIKMALEAGAAISILCDTNGGCLPADIARGVEAVMQEFAPRELGIHVHNDSGLAVANSLVAVEAGVTQIQGTWNGFGERCGNANLSTLIPLLQVKGNYTVLSESALHKITPFSRFVAELSNAPFDEKQPYVGRSAFAHKAGMHVDAILKNHRTFEHMDPLDVGNERRILISDQAGKANILERLRRFAPDILKEDPLVEKAMLEIKDMENHGFQFEAAEGSLDLLLVRILGRFSTPFEVLDYHVWSDPLRGELDSVAVVKVKVGEQTVHIASEGNGPVNALDTALRQALASFFPILEKSELVNYKVRVLDGSRGTEAIVRVIIDTRLGREVWGTIGVSNNILKASAQALLDAINWTIWKFEGGAC; this comes from the coding sequence ATGGGTCGCGACGAGGGTAAAAGAAAAATAACAGTTTATGACACAACCTTAAGAGATGGAGCTCAGGGAGAAGGGATTCATTTTTCGACTCAGGACAAGCTGAGTTACGTCGAACGGATTAAGGAGATGGGCAGCCTCTATGTGGAAGCAGGCTGGCCGGGAGCTAATCCGAAAGATGATAATTTTTTTCAGCTTTTAAAAGAGCAGAACATTCCCATGACACATATTGCTGCCTTTGGGAGTACTTGCAAAGTCAATGAGTCTCCGGAAAATAGTGAGATTCTACTTAAGTTGGTGGCTTCCGGAGCTCAAACGATCACCATCTTTGGGAAGGCTTGGGATCTGCATGTCCGTGATGTCTTGAGGACAAACTTAGCGGAAAACCTCCGTTTAATCCGTGAATCTGTTTCCTTCCTGGTCCAACAGGGCCATGAAGTTTTCTTTGATGCAGAACATTTTTTTGATGGATTTAAGGAGAACCCGGACTATGCTCTGAAGTGTATTAAGATGGCTCTCGAGGCTGGGGCAGCGATATCTATCTTATGTGACACCAACGGCGGGTGTTTGCCTGCTGATATCGCCCGGGGCGTCGAAGCAGTTATGCAGGAATTTGCTCCTCGAGAATTAGGAATTCATGTTCATAATGACAGTGGATTGGCAGTGGCTAATTCACTGGTGGCGGTGGAAGCCGGGGTAACTCAGATCCAAGGGACTTGGAACGGATTTGGTGAACGCTGTGGGAATGCCAATTTAAGTACTTTGATTCCGCTCTTGCAGGTCAAAGGGAACTATACCGTCCTTTCGGAATCGGCACTTCATAAGATCACCCCATTTTCCCGATTTGTTGCGGAACTCTCCAATGCTCCCTTTGATGAGAAGCAGCCCTACGTGGGGCGCAGTGCCTTTGCTCATAAAGCAGGGATGCATGTCGATGCAATTCTCAAAAATCATCGTACGTTTGAGCATATGGATCCGCTGGATGTAGGAAATGAGCGTCGAATATTGATCTCAGATCAGGCCGGGAAAGCAAATATCTTAGAACGTCTTCGCCGTTTTGCTCCGGATATTCTTAAAGAAGATCCCTTAGTAGAAAAGGCCATGTTGGAGATTAAGGACATGGAGAACCATGGATTTCAATTTGAAGCGGCAGAGGGAAGCCTTGATCTGCTGCTGGTGCGTATATTAGGTCGCTTCAGCACACCTTTTGAGGTGTTAGATTACCATGTTTGGAGTGATCCGCTGCGCGGTGAACTTGATTCGGTGGCTGTTGTTAAAGTTAAGGTGGGGGAACAAACCGTGCATATTGCCTCAGAAGGAAACGGCCCGGTAAATGCCTTGGATACGGCTTTAAGGCAGGCCTTGGCAAGTTTCTTCCCCATTCTGGAAAAGAGTGAACTGGTCAATTACAAGGTGAGGGTTTTAGATGGATCGCGGGGCACCGAGGCTATCGTTCGGGTTATTATCGATACTCGTTTGGGGCGCGAGGTTTGGGGGACCATTGGGGTCTCCAACAATATTCTTAAAGCCAGTGCCCAAGCTTTGCTTGATGCAATCAATTGGACGATTTGGAAGTTTGAAGGAGGAGCGTGTTAG